In one Corallococcus sp. EGB genomic region, the following are encoded:
- a CDS encoding collagen-like protein produces the protein MRSLVLVSWCVCLSLVAACLGDESPPGLAVPEDVAVFTGALPPAAPQEVGGNPEPFICVRGKPFCDGENLSYCTRSGTDAVTFGACAGGSATNPVGCFTTDCRGGAAACCRPRKATCEWSFTSPAISGRTYDYDGSRDKENYCVAPSTCAQDSLSFYINPPRTTGTCPVMIGRSVHVIVSRPLPPPGQRVTLPDSRIHIESGGVTTPCSAWTGSLIVHSDVPSWRVSLDVTCSNPGSGDIRLVGSAGGDV, from the coding sequence ATGCGCTCCCTGGTCTTGGTTTCATGGTGTGTCTGCCTGTCTCTTGTCGCCGCGTGTCTGGGAGATGAGAGCCCCCCAGGCCTCGCGGTCCCCGAGGACGTCGCCGTGTTCACGGGCGCCCTGCCGCCGGCTGCTCCCCAGGAGGTCGGCGGCAACCCGGAACCGTTCATCTGCGTGCGTGGAAAGCCCTTCTGCGACGGCGAGAACCTCTCTTATTGCACTCGCTCCGGAACGGATGCGGTCACCTTCGGCGCCTGCGCTGGAGGCTCCGCGACCAATCCCGTGGGCTGTTTCACGACGGATTGCCGAGGTGGCGCCGCCGCCTGCTGCCGTCCCAGGAAGGCCACGTGTGAGTGGTCCTTCACGAGTCCCGCCATCTCCGGACGGACCTACGACTACGACGGATCGCGAGACAAAGAGAACTACTGCGTGGCGCCTTCGACCTGCGCCCAGGACAGCCTGTCCTTCTACATCAACCCGCCCAGGACGACGGGAACGTGCCCCGTGATGATCGGCCGCTCCGTCCATGTCATCGTCAGTCGCCCCCTTCCGCCGCCAGGCCAGCGGGTGACCCTGCCTGACTCACGCATTCACATCGAGTCGGGTGGCGTCACGACTCCCTGCTCGGCGTGGACGGGGTCACTCATCGTCCATTCGGATGTTCCCAGCTGGCGGGTCAGCCTTGATGTGACCTGCAGCAATCCGGGCTCGGGAGACATCCGCCTCGTGGGCTCCGCTGGCGGCGACGTCTGA
- a CDS encoding endonuclease/exonuclease/phosphatase family protein produces the protein MPLKVMTLNILMGGEERMPLLLALIARENPDVLVLQECLGWEEGERLCQVAAALNLPATEAHVRLGIARPRPSGSRYHVAIASRLPLRSVRAHANAHFIGHCLLECELETGAAPLTVFVAHFDSHHESLRFVEARYLRSLIDPAAFGERAFVLAGDLNSLSRADPYPVDLADRVRRARVDKYGHPPRFDVIDDLEGFGWVDTLRLKPASPQWATARRQRDGESIDFRTDFVFASPALARRLLAAQVVDVGTASDHHALTASFSDA, from the coding sequence ATGCCGCTGAAGGTGATGACGCTGAACATCCTGATGGGAGGCGAGGAGCGCATGCCGCTGCTCCTGGCCCTCATCGCCCGCGAGAACCCGGACGTGCTCGTGCTGCAGGAGTGCCTGGGCTGGGAAGAGGGGGAGCGTCTGTGTCAGGTCGCCGCCGCGCTGAACCTCCCCGCGACGGAGGCGCACGTGCGGCTGGGCATCGCCCGCCCGCGTCCCAGTGGCAGCCGCTACCATGTCGCCATCGCGAGCCGCCTGCCGCTGCGCTCGGTCCGCGCCCACGCCAACGCCCACTTCATCGGCCACTGCCTCCTCGAATGCGAGCTGGAGACGGGCGCGGCCCCGTTGACCGTCTTCGTGGCCCACTTCGACTCCCACCACGAGTCCCTGCGCTTCGTGGAGGCGCGCTATCTGCGCTCCCTGATCGACCCCGCGGCCTTCGGTGAGCGGGCCTTCGTGCTGGCCGGCGACCTCAACTCCCTGTCCCGCGCGGATCCCTATCCGGTGGACCTGGCCGACCGCGTCCGCCGCGCTCGGGTGGACAAGTACGGCCATCCTCCGCGCTTCGACGTCATCGACGACCTGGAGGGCTTTGGCTGGGTGGACACGCTGCGGCTCAAGCCGGCTTCGCCCCAGTGGGCGACCGCCCGGCGCCAACGCGATGGGGAGAGCATCGACTTCCGCACGGACTTCGTCTTCGCCTCGCCCGCGCTGGCCCGGCGGTTGCTCGCGGCCCAGGTGGTGGACGTGGGGACGGCCTCGGATCACCACGCGCTGACCGCGAGCTTCAGTGACGCGTGA
- a CDS encoding helix-turn-helix transcriptional regulator, protein MQRVAVAENRIFQALADPNRRAILESLTRGEAAVKDLTARFDISQPAVSQHLAALKEAGLVKGRREGRCTYYRVDPRGMKPLIDWIAHHRAFWSEHVDRLEQLLEKMDP, encoded by the coding sequence ATGCAGCGCGTGGCCGTGGCCGAGAACAGGATCTTCCAGGCGCTGGCGGACCCGAACCGCCGGGCGATCCTCGAGTCACTCACGCGTGGCGAAGCGGCGGTGAAGGACCTCACGGCGCGATTCGACATCTCGCAGCCCGCGGTCTCCCAGCACCTCGCCGCGTTGAAGGAAGCCGGCCTGGTGAAGGGCCGGCGTGAAGGGCGTTGCACCTACTACCGGGTGGATCCCCGCGGAATGAAGCCGCTCATCGACTGGATCGCGCACCACCGTGCGTTCTGGTCGGAGCATGTCGACCGCCTTGAACAACTGCTGGAGAAGATGGACCCATGA
- a CDS encoding excinuclease ABC subunit UvrA has product MTSSDKTAALSRANPADNHDLIRVQGARENNLKDVSVELPKRRLTVFTGVSGSGKSSLVFGTIAAESQRLINETYSAFVQGFMPTLGRPEVDVLEGLTTAIIVDQERMGANSRSTVGTATDANAMLRVLFSRLGKPYIGSSNAFSFNVPSVRATGEMTVEKGEGKTEKRVFNVTGGMCPKCEGMGTVSDIDLTQLYDDSKSLNEGALTIPGYTADGWHVRIFGASGFIDPDKPIRKYTKQELNDFLYKEPTKVKVEKMNLTYEGLIPRIQKSFLTKDVDAMQPHIRAFVERAVTFASCPECKGTRLSAAARSSKIKGINIADACAMQISDLAEWVRGLDAPSVAPLLKSLQHTLDSFVEIGLGYLSLDRPSGTLSGGEAQRTKMIRHLGSSLTDVTYVFDEPTVGLHPHDIQRMNDLLLRLRDKGNTVLVVEHKPEMIAIADHVVDLGPGAGTAGGEVVFEGTVEGLRESGTLTGRHLSDRASLKPSVRKPSGVLKVRGASTHNLKKVDVDIPLGVLVVVTGVAGSGKSSLIHGSVGTREGVVSIDQAPIRGSRRSNPATYTDLLEPIRKAFAKANGVKPALFSANSEGACPTCNGAGVIYTDLAMMAGVTTVCEDCEGRRFQASVLEYKLGGLNIAQVLDLPVKDAVGFFGAGKAQTPAASAILQRMADVGLGYLRLGQPLTTLSGGERQRLKLATHMGTEGGIYVLDEPTTGLHLADLEQLLGLMDRLVDSGKSVIVIEHHQAVMAHADWIIDLGPGAGHDGGRIVFEGTPAELVAAKSTLTGKHLADFVGGPSKTASEKAAEPPRARAQKKGR; this is encoded by the coding sequence ATGACCTCTTCCGACAAGACCGCAGCGCTGAGCCGTGCGAACCCCGCGGACAACCATGACCTGATCCGCGTCCAGGGCGCCCGCGAGAACAACCTGAAGGACGTGAGCGTCGAGCTGCCCAAGCGGCGGCTGACGGTGTTCACCGGCGTCTCCGGCTCCGGCAAGTCGTCGCTGGTGTTCGGCACCATCGCGGCGGAGTCGCAGCGGCTGATCAACGAAACCTACAGCGCGTTCGTGCAGGGCTTCATGCCCACGCTGGGCCGGCCCGAGGTCGACGTCCTGGAGGGACTGACGACCGCCATCATCGTCGACCAGGAGCGCATGGGCGCCAACTCCCGCTCGACGGTCGGCACCGCGACCGACGCCAACGCGATGCTCCGCGTGCTGTTCAGCCGGTTGGGCAAGCCCTACATCGGGTCGTCCAACGCCTTCTCCTTCAACGTGCCGTCGGTGCGCGCCACCGGCGAGATGACCGTCGAGAAGGGCGAGGGCAAGACGGAGAAGCGCGTCTTCAACGTCACCGGCGGCATGTGCCCGAAGTGTGAAGGCATGGGGACGGTCAGCGATATCGACCTGACCCAGCTGTACGACGACAGCAAGTCGCTCAACGAGGGGGCGCTCACCATCCCCGGCTATACGGCGGACGGCTGGCACGTGCGCATCTTCGGGGCCTCGGGCTTCATCGACCCGGACAAGCCGATCCGCAAGTACACGAAGCAGGAGCTGAACGACTTCCTCTACAAGGAACCGACCAAGGTGAAGGTCGAGAAGATGAACCTCACCTACGAGGGGCTCATCCCGCGCATCCAGAAGTCGTTCCTGACCAAGGACGTGGACGCGATGCAGCCGCACATCCGGGCGTTCGTGGAGCGCGCGGTCACGTTCGCCTCCTGCCCCGAATGCAAGGGCACCCGGCTCAGCGCGGCCGCACGCTCCTCGAAGATCAAGGGCATCAACATCGCGGACGCCTGCGCGATGCAGATCAGCGATCTGGCCGAGTGGGTCCGCGGCCTCGACGCGCCATCCGTCGCCCCCCTGTTGAAGTCGCTGCAACACACGCTCGACTCGTTCGTGGAGATCGGCCTGGGCTACCTCAGCCTCGACCGGCCCTCCGGCACGCTGTCAGGCGGTGAGGCGCAGCGAACCAAGATGATCCGCCACCTCGGGTCGTCGCTCACCGACGTGACCTATGTCTTCGACGAGCCGACGGTCGGCCTGCATCCGCACGACATCCAGCGGATGAACGACCTGCTGCTGCGGCTGCGCGACAAGGGCAACACCGTGCTCGTGGTCGAGCACAAGCCGGAGATGATCGCCATCGCCGACCATGTCGTGGACCTGGGGCCGGGGGCCGGCACCGCCGGGGGCGAGGTGGTCTTCGAAGGCACCGTCGAGGGACTTCGCGAAAGCGGCACGCTCACCGGGCGGCACCTGAGCGACCGGGCCTCACTGAAGCCCTCCGTGCGCAAGCCGTCCGGCGTCTTGAAGGTGCGCGGCGCCAGCACGCACAACCTGAAGAAGGTCGACGTCGACATCCCGCTCGGGGTGCTGGTGGTGGTCACGGGCGTGGCCGGGTCGGGCAAGAGCTCGTTGATCCACGGCTCGGTGGGGACCCGGGAGGGGGTGGTGTCCATCGACCAGGCCCCGATCCGCGGTTCGCGGCGGAGCAACCCGGCGACGTACACCGACCTGCTGGAGCCGATCCGCAAGGCGTTCGCGAAGGCCAACGGCGTGAAGCCCGCCCTGTTCAGCGCCAACTCCGAGGGCGCCTGTCCGACCTGCAACGGCGCCGGCGTCATCTACACCGACCTGGCGATGATGGCCGGCGTCACCACGGTCTGCGAGGACTGCGAAGGCCGCCGGTTCCAGGCGTCGGTGCTGGAATACAAGCTCGGGGGGCTCAACATCGCCCAGGTGCTCGACCTGCCCGTGAAGGACGCGGTCGGCTTCTTCGGCGCGGGCAAGGCGCAGACGCCCGCCGCGTCCGCGATCCTCCAGCGCATGGCGGACGTGGGCCTGGGCTACCTGCGGCTGGGCCAACCGCTCACCACGCTGTCGGGTGGCGAAAGGCAGCGGCTCAAGCTCGCGACGCACATGGGGACCGAAGGCGGCATCTACGTGCTCGACGAGCCGACCACCGGCCTGCACCTGGCAGACCTCGAGCAGCTGCTCGGGCTGATGGACCGGCTGGTGGACTCCGGGAAGTCTGTCATTGTCATCGAGCACCATCAGGCGGTGATGGCGCACGCGGACTGGATCATCGACCTGGGGCCGGGCGCGGGTCATGACGGCGGACGGATTGTCTTCGAAGGCACTCCGGCCGAGCTGGTGGCGGCGAAGTCGACGCTGACCGGCAAGCACCTGGCGGACTTCGTGGGCGGTCCGTCGAAGACTGCGTCGGAGAAGGCAGCCGAGCCGCCCCGCGCGCGCGCCCAGAAGAAGGGCCGTTGA
- a CDS encoding SH3 domain-containing protein, with translation MSKQWVLSGGGASFVVVLWNDAEAKDTSRRVAPAVMQMCLDGWMRTHRQAVREMYTACAATAGSATWPADAVMKQRLADAFKTGKLVGLTRAHTVSAIKPVSPMPVRPPDADASPAQGVGIVVWNKAPPLQLRSSPEQGNNVIGSLAFNTAVQVIAPMPGGWLSVSTRDGRVGFVAADYVWSAPRHPMPEPNARLHRVASGIDGTAIAIAETYYGDIARAWGADLRFFVAVLAQVNRRAIPNTTAGWKSLEFKADTLIWIPSKEFAQGLRGTVNSGSYSFNAVDAIASGFQRVAELLGDIWEAIKLSLQYIPEAIERHVEQALRTVLIALLEMAVGAILFLAICTAVGAALGALAGGVGAAPGAAAGLEVGLALLDWMGLAFLATWIVDALKKISSAFAKFFGKVWDARGNAQRLDEAARELAEVIGVLAGVLVEVLALWAAAKGVGTALRLLKGTAVEKSFGSTRLASWLKERAANHAAGKSPMPGPREAAKRLRERETPLPQALLELAEKAWSRYARELEPARNLIAKVFKGMGEVQWRAKDPVSAANRLQRAIEQFKAKVTTVEEAIANLWDAIGTRLVLSDTSPAAMTRVVNRLADAIRLGELEVVELNNLHGPGGKPYFSPEHLETLNIAAIQAGKPLVINNKRMESGYTVVCAYLKHANGVRGELQIIGKEVLTIANAEHIPYDVLLRKPLVRNVPKAAEAELQSLVKPMEAAMDALSEAQKAQYLQYLNQAYIHARMVELGHASHPPPLPPGLNPILSVERIQALERSIAAIKARYKSP, from the coding sequence ATGTCGAAGCAGTGGGTACTCTCCGGCGGCGGGGCCTCCTTTGTCGTCGTCCTGTGGAACGACGCGGAGGCGAAGGACACGAGCCGCCGGGTCGCTCCCGCCGTGATGCAGATGTGCCTCGACGGGTGGATGCGCACGCACCGGCAGGCCGTCCGGGAGATGTACACCGCCTGCGCGGCGACGGCGGGCTCCGCGACGTGGCCCGCCGATGCCGTGATGAAACAGCGCCTGGCGGATGCCTTCAAGACAGGCAAGCTCGTGGGGCTGACGCGCGCCCATACCGTGTCGGCCATCAAGCCCGTGTCCCCCATGCCCGTGCGCCCACCGGACGCGGATGCGTCCCCCGCGCAGGGCGTGGGCATCGTCGTGTGGAACAAGGCGCCGCCCCTCCAACTGCGCTCCAGCCCCGAACAGGGCAACAACGTCATCGGCAGCCTGGCGTTCAACACCGCCGTGCAGGTCATCGCGCCGATGCCCGGCGGCTGGCTGTCGGTGAGCACGCGCGACGGGCGCGTGGGCTTCGTCGCCGCCGACTACGTCTGGTCCGCGCCTCGCCACCCGATGCCCGAACCGAACGCCCGGCTCCACCGCGTCGCCAGCGGCATTGATGGCACCGCCATCGCCATCGCGGAGACCTACTACGGCGACATCGCGCGGGCCTGGGGCGCGGACCTGCGCTTCTTCGTGGCCGTGCTCGCCCAGGTCAACCGGCGGGCCATTCCCAACACCACGGCCGGCTGGAAGTCGCTCGAGTTCAAGGCCGACACGCTCATCTGGATTCCCAGCAAGGAGTTCGCCCAGGGGCTGCGCGGCACCGTCAACTCCGGCTCGTACAGCTTCAACGCGGTGGACGCGATCGCGTCCGGCTTCCAGCGGGTGGCCGAGCTGCTGGGCGACATCTGGGAGGCCATCAAGCTGTCGCTCCAGTACATCCCCGAAGCCATCGAAAGGCACGTCGAGCAGGCCCTGCGCACCGTGCTCATCGCGCTCCTCGAGATGGCGGTGGGCGCCATCCTCTTCCTCGCCATCTGCACGGCGGTGGGCGCCGCGCTGGGCGCGCTCGCGGGCGGCGTGGGCGCCGCGCCGGGGGCCGCCGCGGGGCTCGAGGTGGGGCTCGCGCTCCTGGACTGGATGGGGTTGGCCTTCCTCGCCACGTGGATCGTCGACGCGCTCAAGAAGATCAGCTCCGCGTTCGCGAAGTTCTTCGGCAAGGTGTGGGACGCGCGCGGGAACGCGCAGCGGCTGGACGAGGCGGCGCGCGAGCTGGCGGAGGTCATCGGGGTCCTCGCGGGCGTCCTCGTCGAGGTCCTCGCGCTGTGGGCCGCGGCCAAGGGCGTGGGCACCGCGCTCCGGTTGCTCAAGGGCACCGCCGTGGAGAAGTCCTTCGGCTCGACCCGCCTCGCGTCATGGCTCAAGGAGCGCGCCGCCAATCACGCCGCGGGCAAGTCTCCGATGCCCGGCCCCCGAGAGGCCGCCAAACGCCTGCGCGAGCGCGAGACGCCGCTCCCGCAGGCGCTCCTGGAGCTCGCAGAGAAGGCCTGGTCCCGCTATGCCAGGGAGCTGGAGCCCGCGCGCAACCTGATCGCGAAGGTGTTCAAGGGCATGGGCGAGGTGCAATGGCGCGCGAAGGATCCCGTCTCCGCGGCCAACCGGTTGCAGCGCGCGATCGAGCAATTCAAGGCGAAGGTCACCACCGTCGAGGAGGCCATCGCCAACCTCTGGGATGCCATTGGCACGCGGCTCGTCCTGTCGGACACCTCGCCGGCGGCGATGACGCGGGTGGTGAACCGGCTCGCGGACGCCATCCGTCTGGGCGAGCTGGAGGTCGTCGAGCTCAACAACCTCCACGGGCCGGGCGGAAAGCCCTACTTCTCCCCCGAACACCTGGAGACCTTGAACATCGCGGCCATCCAGGCCGGCAAGCCCCTGGTCATCAACAACAAGCGGATGGAAAGCGGGTACACGGTGGTGTGCGCGTACCTCAAGCATGCCAATGGCGTGCGGGGCGAGTTGCAGATCATCGGCAAGGAGGTGCTGACCATCGCCAACGCGGAGCACATCCCCTACGACGTATTGCTGCGCAAGCCGCTCGTGCGCAATGTGCCGAAGGCCGCGGAGGCGGAGCTCCAGAGCCTGGTCAAGCCCATGGAGGCCGCCATGGACGCGCTGAGCGAGGCGCAGAAGGCGCAATACCTCCAGTACCTCAATCAGGCATACATCCATGCCCGCATGGTGGAGCTCGGCCACGCGTCCCACCCGCCCCCGCTGCCTCCGGGCCTGAACCCCATCCTGAGTGTCGAGCGGATCCAGGCGCTCGAGCGCTCCATCGCGGCCATCAAGGCCCGATACAAGTCTCCCTGA